The following coding sequences lie in one Nitrospirota bacterium genomic window:
- a CDS encoding type II secretion system F family protein produces the protein MPTYTCRIAAADGTIKEEKLEGTSEDTLKESLEKKGYLVFSVKKASQGGFLNNRNFSKKKLTAQEFLIYNYEFSALIRAGLPILKAFELLEGRVIHPGFKDALRGVHKEISGGSSISDALSHFPRFFPEIYISSIRAGEKSGNLVEILNRYMSYYKKILAVRKKVAMALTYPLFLFVAGSGVVIFLLTYVLPTFSEIYADSKGQLPWITQALISFVHFLKGQFVWIVLVLAGLFFILRYWFSSQQGKEQKDFLLLKLPVLGEIIKNQQMIAVGRTLATILGGGITLINALQMVAESLTNRVFAARVRLSIQKVQEGLGIAAAFAVADLMPKIALEMVEVGETTGSLEEMLDQVADFQEELLDQKLARITTWVEPVLLLGMGVLVAIILVAMYLPIFNLAGTIK, from the coding sequence ATGCCTACCTACACCTGCCGAATAGCCGCGGCAGATGGCACCATTAAAGAAGAAAAATTAGAAGGAACCAGTGAAGATACTTTAAAAGAGTCGCTTGAAAAAAAAGGTTATCTGGTTTTTTCGGTTAAGAAAGCCTCCCAGGGAGGATTTCTTAACAATCGGAACTTCTCCAAAAAAAAACTAACGGCTCAGGAATTTCTGATTTACAACTATGAATTTTCTGCCCTGATCCGGGCAGGTCTTCCGATTTTAAAAGCATTTGAATTATTGGAAGGGCGGGTCATTCATCCCGGGTTTAAGGACGCGCTTCGCGGCGTGCATAAAGAAATCTCCGGAGGGTCTTCGATTTCGGATGCGTTGTCCCATTTTCCCCGATTTTTTCCTGAAATTTATATTTCGTCTATTCGAGCGGGAGAAAAAAGCGGAAATCTCGTTGAAATTCTAAATCGGTACATGTCTTATTACAAAAAAATCCTGGCGGTCAGAAAAAAAGTGGCGATGGCCTTGACGTATCCCCTGTTTCTATTTGTCGCGGGGTCGGGCGTCGTTATTTTTTTATTGACCTATGTTTTGCCGACTTTTTCTGAAATTTACGCCGATTCTAAAGGCCAGCTTCCCTGGATTACACAGGCGCTCATTTCCTTTGTTCATTTCCTCAAGGGCCAGTTTGTCTGGATTGTTCTTGTCCTTGCAGGGCTCTTTTTTATTTTAAGATATTGGTTTTCGAGCCAACAAGGAAAGGAACAAAAAGATTTTTTATTGTTAAAATTGCCTGTTTTGGGTGAAATTATTAAGAACCAGCAAATGATTGCCGTAGGAAGAACGCTGGCGACCATTTTAGGCGGGGGGATTACCCTGATTAACGCGCTTCAGATGGTGGCGGAGTCGCTGACCAACCGGGTCTTCGCGGCGCGGGTACGTCTTTCGATTCAAAAAGTTCAGGAAGGATTAGGGATTGCCGCCGCCTTTGCTGTTGCTGACCTGATGCCGAAAATCGCCCTGGAAATGGTTGAGGTGGGCGAAACGACCGGTTCGTTGGAAGAAATGCTCGACCAGGTGGCGGATTTTCAGGAAGAGCTTTTGGATCAAAAATTGGCCAGAATTACCACCTGGGTGGAGCCGGTTCTTTTATTAGGGATGGGTGTCCTGGTGGCAATTATCCTGGTGGCAATGTACCTTCCGATCTTTAATCTGGCAGGAACCATAAAATGA